In Cygnus atratus isolate AKBS03 ecotype Queensland, Australia chromosome 5, CAtr_DNAZoo_HiC_assembly, whole genome shotgun sequence, a single window of DNA contains:
- the CHGA gene encoding chromogranin-A — protein sequence MGPALLALLLLAVPALSLPVTNDMNKGDTKVMKCIVEVISDTLSKPNPLPISEECLETLRGDERIISILRHQNLLKELQEIAAQGANERTQQQKKNNGFEDELSEVLESQNDENKQRDAAWQHPEEEQPTESLAELPAQKTQQKEDLRKEGKNGLEEREPRPRDADPGEKEDQEEAESNEIRDTEDAQGEEALENHISKDPSEDELQPREDEEEQPGGPRDSLETEEEGEQPSRQGQEQSKEAVGKRMEREDDGEDALAEEDPTEAERSLDLAEEDVGAEEMQGEDSNDDALGFGKDGQSSEEEEEQPRALRRGRHRLEDEGMQADEDTFQPRHAKSEEMEDESSREWEDSKRWNKMDELAKQLTSKKRMEENDSGEDPDRSMKMAFRSHKYDFSSPEEGVRRSRKHHSKEDSSEGGFPLAPMPEEKKDEEGSANRRTEDQELESLAAIEAELERVAHKLHELRRG from the exons ATGGGCCCAGCGCTGCTcgccctcctgctgctggccgtgCCCG CTCTCTCTCTTCCCGTGACAAACGACATGAATAAAGGGGACACCAAG GTGATGAAGTGCATCGTAGAGGTCATCTCTGATACTTTATCGAAGCCAAACCCACTGCCAATCAGTGAGGAATGCCTGGAAACACTCCGAGGAG ATGAACGAATCATTTCGATCCTTCGCCACCAAAATTTACTGAAGGAACTCCAGGAAATTGCTGCTCAAG GTGCCAATGAGAGgactcagcagcagaagaaaaacaatggcTTTGAAGATGAGCTTTCTGAAGTCCTTGAAAGTCAGAATGATGAGAACAAGCAAAGAG ATGCAGCATGGCAGCACCCCGAGGAGGAGCAGCCCACGGAGTCCCTGGCTGAGCTACCAGCACAGAAAACCCAGCAAAAAGAAGATTtgagaaaggaggggaagaacggcctggaggagagggagcCCAGGCCACGGGATGCTGACCCTGGTGAGAAGGAGGAccaggaggaagcagagagcaatgagatcAGGGACACGGAGGATGCCCAGGGAGAAGAAGCTTTGGAAAACCACATCAGCAAAGATCCGAGTGAGGATGAGCTGCAGCCCCGAGAGGATGAAGAGGAGCAGCCCGGAGGCCCCAGGGACAGCCTGGAGActgaggaggagggggagcagccttccaggcagggccaggagcagagcaaggaGGCAGTGGGGAAGCGCATGGAGCGGGAGGATGACGGAGAAGATGCTCTGGCAGAGGAGGACCCTACTGAAGCAGAGAGGTCGCTTGACTTGGCTGAGGAGGATGTGGGGGCTGAGGAGATGCAGGGAGAGGACA GTAACGACGATGCTCTGGGATTTGGCAAAGATGGGCAGAgctctgaggaggaggaggagcagccaCGTGCACTGAGACGAGGAAGGCATCGCCTGGAGGATGAGGGGATGCAGGCGGATGAGGACACCTTCCAGCCCAGGCATGCCAAAAGCGAGGAAATGGAGGACGAGTCCTCCAGGGAGTGGGAAGACTCCAAGAGGTGGAACAAAATGGATGAGCTGGCCAAGCAGCTGACATCGAAGAAGCGCATGGAGGAAAATGACAGTGGAGAAGACCCAGACAGGTCCATGAAAATGGCATTCAGGTCCCACAAGTATGACTTCAGCAGCCCAGAGGAAGGTGTGAGAAGGTCACGGAAGCATCACTCAAAGGAGGACAGCAGTGAAGGAGGCTTTCCGCTTGCTCCCatgcctgaagaaaagaaggatgaGGAAGGCAGTGCTAACAGGAGAACAGAG GACCAGGAGCTGGAGAGCCTGGCGGCCATCGAGGCCGAGCTGGAGCGCGTGGCCCACAAGCTGCACGAGCTGAGGCGGGGCTGA